The following proteins come from a genomic window of Bradysia coprophila strain Holo2 unplaced genomic scaffold, BU_Bcop_v1 contig_138, whole genome shotgun sequence:
- the LOC119074144 gene encoding THAP domain-containing protein 11-like isoform X1, which translates to MIIITVNTSARDKYFYLQTIMSVNVRGKCNSCCVPGCHSNTTPSFRNRGGRITTFKLPRDEARRKEWIQAIPKRKYPPTVNHNVCILHFNEEDFSRNNRRIDLKKSAVPSIFPFVDGQTMDESSDLCDEVWTEYVAHKKDAVSRTLDGNVENDISTSASDIARILIERLRIPGSMNFGIGTSEISLQPDSDIESDTCEPKTTAEQKPSRKRIRKSIKSDDEEGATSDEFNFDGIDATYSPLVSEDNSRKPVEVSCSESVAPVSDNEDKFGAMVSSKLLLMSPLQRLMSEKIISEILLKGQLGMLKSSFSPVLVKGYMKNDADTTGSTFATTDCLSPMCEHSNDKDSVDDCDPLMPKVEQDRVQNTKPFEFVKNECCWPDDDEF; encoded by the exons ATGATAATCATCACAGTAAACACAAGCGCCagagataaatatttttatttacaaacaatAATGAGCGTGAACGTTCGAGGAAAATGCAACTCTTGCTGTGTACCAGGATGTCATTCCAATACAACGCCTTCGTTTCGTAATCGAG GAGGACGTATCACCACATTTAAACTGCCAAGAGATGAGGCACGGCGTAAAGAATGGATCCAAGCGATACCGAAGCGTAAATATCCACCAACAGTCAACCATAATGTGTGCATCCTTCACTTCAACGAGGAGGACTTCTCTCGCAACAATCGACGCATTGATCTAAAGAAATCGGCAGTTCCATCCATATTTCCGTTTGTGGATGGTCAGACGATGGACGAAAGTAGCGATCTTTGCGATGAG gttTGGACGGAATATGTCGCACATAAAAAGGATGCTGTGAGCAGGACATTGGACGGCAATGTTGAAAATGACATTTCCACTTCAGCATCAGACATAGCTCGCATTTTAATTGAACGACTTCGTATACCCGGCTCAATGAACTTCGGAATCGGCACTTCGGAG ATTTCTCTCCAACCGGACTCGGACATTGAATCCGATACCTGCGAACCGAAAACAACAGCTGAGCAAAAACCATCAAGAAAGAGAATTcgaaaatcaatcaaatctGACGATGAAGAAGGTGCTACCAGTGATGAATTCAACTTTGATGGTATCGACGCGACGTACTCTCCACTGGTTAGTGAAGACAATAGCCGTAAACCGGTTGAAGTTAGTTGTAGCGAATCAGTAGCCCCCGTTTCTGACAATGAAGACAAATTTGGTGCCATGGTGAGCTCAAAGTTACTACTCATGTCGCCGCTACAAAGACTGATGTCGGAAAAGATCATATCGGAAATACTGCTCAAGGGTCAACTGGGGATGTTAAAGAGTTCGTTCAGTCCAGTACTGGTTAAGGGttacatgaaaaatgatgCTGACACTACAGGGAGCACTTTCGCAACGACTGACTGTCTATCACCGATGTGTGAACACAGCAACGACAAAGACAGTGTCGACGATTGTGATCCGTTGATGCCCAAAGTGGAACAAGATAGAGTGCAAAACACAAAACCATTTGAGTTTGTAAAGAACGAATGTTGTTGGCCGGATGATGACGAATTTTGA
- the LOC119074144 gene encoding uncharacterized protein LOC119074144 isoform X2: MDPSDTEARIDLKKSAVPSIFPFVDGQTMDESSDLCDEVWTEYVAHKKDAVSRTLDGNVENDISTSASDIARILIERLRIPGSMNFGIGTSEISLQPDSDIESDTCEPKTTAEQKPSRKRIRKSIKSDDEEGATSDEFNFDGIDATYSPLVSEDNSRKPVEVSCSESVAPVSDNEDKFGAMVSSKLLLMSPLQRLMSEKIISEILLKGQLGMLKSSFSPVLVKGYMKNDADTTGSTFATTDCLSPMCEHSNDKDSVDDCDPLMPKVEQDRVQNTKPFEFVKNECCWPDDDEF, from the exons ATGGATCCAAGCGATACCGAAGC ACGCATTGATCTAAAGAAATCGGCAGTTCCATCCATATTTCCGTTTGTGGATGGTCAGACGATGGACGAAAGTAGCGATCTTTGCGATGAG gttTGGACGGAATATGTCGCACATAAAAAGGATGCTGTGAGCAGGACATTGGACGGCAATGTTGAAAATGACATTTCCACTTCAGCATCAGACATAGCTCGCATTTTAATTGAACGACTTCGTATACCCGGCTCAATGAACTTCGGAATCGGCACTTCGGAG ATTTCTCTCCAACCGGACTCGGACATTGAATCCGATACCTGCGAACCGAAAACAACAGCTGAGCAAAAACCATCAAGAAAGAGAATTcgaaaatcaatcaaatctGACGATGAAGAAGGTGCTACCAGTGATGAATTCAACTTTGATGGTATCGACGCGACGTACTCTCCACTGGTTAGTGAAGACAATAGCCGTAAACCGGTTGAAGTTAGTTGTAGCGAATCAGTAGCCCCCGTTTCTGACAATGAAGACAAATTTGGTGCCATGGTGAGCTCAAAGTTACTACTCATGTCGCCGCTACAAAGACTGATGTCGGAAAAGATCATATCGGAAATACTGCTCAAGGGTCAACTGGGGATGTTAAAGAGTTCGTTCAGTCCAGTACTGGTTAAGGGttacatgaaaaatgatgCTGACACTACAGGGAGCACTTTCGCAACGACTGACTGTCTATCACCGATGTGTGAACACAGCAACGACAAAGACAGTGTCGACGATTGTGATCCGTTGATGCCCAAAGTGGAACAAGATAGAGTGCAAAACACAAAACCATTTGAGTTTGTAAAGAACGAATGTTGTTGGCCGGATGATGACGAATTTTGA